CCCGCCCTACCTGCTGTCTCGTGCCTTCTCGTAAGCGGCCAGTTCCCCCGCATTGCCGATGCTGGCCGGGCCGCACCGTGGCGGCAGGCGATCGATGACCATCGCAACTGCGGCCTGCGCGCTGTCGGTCTCGGCGATCCGAGGGCTGCTCCGATGCGGTCCTTCGACGTAGGACCGGCCGTCTCTCAGCGTGCCGATGTACGGGATGTCCCAGGTGTAGTCCATCTCCGTGCACCTGCTGAAGTGCAGCTCCCACATACCGGTCCACGGGGAGAGATGACGAAGCAACGGTTCGGCATGCGCTACCCGCACGGGCTTGGCAAACGGTTCCAGAAGCGGTGATTCTTCCGGCCGGGACGGTTCCCCGTAAGTGGTCAGGGTGTCGTGCCAGGCTGCCTCGACGATGCTGGTCATACCGCGATTGTGCGGGGCAGCTCTCGCGGCGCCGCGGCCCGCCGCTCGGCGAGCGGCAGCCGCAGGATCACCGGGTAGATAATCACCATTGGCGCCGCCTGCGTCAGGCGACCAGCTCGTAGATACTCCGAGCTGTCAGCCAGAGGCCGGCGAGCAGAGCAAGGGCGACGATCAGCTGCTCCTGGTGGTCTCCCAGCCAGTTCCGTAGGGCATTCAGCCGCGCGTTCGCGGCCCTGGGTGCCCAGAGCCTGTAGATCGCCATAACGATGAGGCTGAGTGTGGCCAGGAGGCAGTAGCCGGCCAGTGCGAGCCAGTCGGCTGCGGTGGAGAGGTTCGCATCGACGGCGGTCGCGGCACCGGCGCCGACCAGCCCCCAGGGCTGCAGCAGCCACGCCAGACCGGCTGCCGCGACCAGAGAGGCGTTGTCGATCCGGGCCGTCCAGCGTGGCGGGCCGTGCGGGCGGGGCAGCCGGCGGTACCGATACACCCCGTACACCACCAGCGCCAGACCGATGGCGAGTTTCACGACGATCGCGGCGGTCGAGGGCACGCTGTGACGGGCCGGGGGTTGCCCGCCGGTCAGCACCACCACGACAGCGATCACCGCAACCAGGTTGGCCAGCCACGACAACAGGAACGCCAGACCCTGACGAACGCCGCGCCGAGAGGAGAGCAGCAGGATGAAAGCGCTGTTGTGCAAAGGTCCCAAGGTGATAGCCGTACCGATCACCACCAGGTCGAGGGCCATCGGACCAGTCACTCCCGGATATCAGGGTCGCCCGCCGCTCGTGGACGAGGGACCGGCCGACAGAAGGAGGCGGCGTTGCTACGGTGCGCATCCCGACTCTGCTGTGCGGCGTCCCAGCCGGTCAAGCAGGCCACGCCCATGAAGCCCTGCCGGTCTGTTGGAAACCGCATCACAGGCACACGTCTGCCTCGGCTTCAACGAGGGCAGTGACAGCGGAGCTGGCTTCTGCCGCACGGCATCAACGGTGGCTGGTCCTCGCATATGCAAGACGGTGAAGATCCGCAAGGACGGGAATTCGGCTGCCGACCGGACCGCGGCTTCAGGGACGAGGCTCTTGCCGACGGGTGAATTCCTCGGCCCGTTTGAAGCGCGGGCGATGCGGTTTGTCAGACGTGAGGCGTCAGGCCCCGGCTTCCTGGCCGCAGGCGGAGCAGGTCACGTCGTGCACCTGCCACACAGGCCAGGCATCCCTCTGCCGTTCTTCCCGCTCGTCAATGATGAGCTGCAACCGCTCGTCATGCGGCGCTTGCTGTACCTGACCGGTACGGTCCCTGCCCAAGACGACGCAAGTCTGGCCACGGCCCGCCTCACAACGCGGACATGGCTTCTTGGTCCAGTACGCCCGGCCGACCTGGTTGCGCAGAGGCACCCGCTCTCGCGGCCTGAGCGGCGCGGATGTCTGGGACGAGATGGGCATGGACCGGACGCGTTCGCCAGACAACCTGTCTGACCAACCCCAGGAGGACTTGGATGCAGAGCCTGCCCTTTGACCAACCGGGCCGCTTCTGGCGAGGGAATCTCCATACGCACTCCGACCAGTCCGACGGCGCCCTGTCCCCCGAGGCTACGGCGCAGTACTACCAGGACGCCGGATACGACTTCCTGGCTGTCACCGACCACTTCCGATCCGAGTACGGCTTCCCGCTGACGGACACCAGGCCGCTGCGCACGGAGGGATTCACCACCCTGCTCGGCGCCGAGCTGCACGCGCCGCGCACGGAGGCCGGACCGTCGTGGCACATCGTCGCCGTCGGGCTCCCGCTCGACTTCACACCGCCCACCCCGGAGGAGACCGGACCGCAGCTGGCCCGCAGGGCACGAGCCGCCGGCGCGTACGTGGGCATGGCCCATCCCGCCGCCTCTCTCCTGAGCACTGCGGACGCCGAAAGCCTGGACGCCGCGCACGCGGTGGAGGTCTACAACGCGCTCGCCGCCCGCGAGGACCGCGGGGACAGCTGGCACCTGACCGACGTCCTCCTCAACCGGGGCCACCGGCTGCACGCCTACGCGGCCGACGACGCCCACCTCCAACCTCAGGACCCGCCGGGCTGCGCCGCCTGGGTCCAGGTCCGCGCCGAGTCCCTCGACCCGGACCAGCTCCTGGCCGCGCTCAAGGCCGGGCACTACTACTCGTCCACCGGCCCCGAACTACTCGACGTCAGCATGACGAGCGAGCACATCACCGTCCGCTGCTCCCCCGTCCGCAAGGTCCTGATCACCGGCAGCGCCCCCGGGGCGCAAGTCGTGCAGGGCAAAGACCTGACGGACTGCGCCCTGCCCCTGGCGATGTTCGGCAACGGATTCTGCCGGGTCACCGTCGAAGACGAGACCGGCGGACGAGCCTGGAGTAACCCCATCCACCTGGCGCCCACCGCGGCAGCAGGCACTCTATGACTCCTACTACGCCTCCCACCCACCTGCCGAAGGGAACCTCTGCCATGCTCTGGCCCACCCTGCGAGCAATCGCCTACGGGCGCAGGGAGAACGACCAACTGACCTGGCCCCTTGATCTCAGCCTCACCAGGAACATCCGAGCCGAGGGCCCCGGCGCTGCGCAGAGCATCGCCCACCGCCCCTTCACCGACGAGGAGGGCACCCCTAGGTCTTTCGTTTGGATCAGGCCGGATCAGTGAGCGGGGTCTGGGCCGTGGATCGTAAGGCGGAGCAGGGAGGCATGGCGGAGCGCCATGCGGACCGACGACAACGCGGCGAGGTGGGCACCAGGGCACGCATGCCCGGCAAGATTCAAATGAGAGGCCTTAGGCACCTCGGAGCAGAGGGCGCCCCGGCCTGGCACTTCAGGCCGGGGCGCCCTTTCGTCGGGTGTGCGCGTCAGGACGCGGAGGCGCTGTTCGCCGCGGGTGTGCCGGCCAGGATCGTCCCCTCCACCCCTTCGTACCGCATGCGCTGGTCGGCCGGGTCGCGTTCATAGAGCACCGTGCCGAGCCAGCCCGCGAGGAAGCCCAGCGGGGCTGAGAGGATGCCCGACGTGGTGAACGGGAACCAGTTGAAGTCCTGGTCCGGGAAGATCGCCTGGGGCGATCCGGACACCAGGTTGCTGCCTGTCATGAGGATGAACGCGGAGGCGCTGCCCACGATGAGGGTGCAGAGCAGTCCCGTACGGGAGTAGCGGCGCCAGAAGAGGCTGTAGATGAGGGCCGGTGCGACCGCGGACGCGCCGATGCAGAACGACAGGGTGAGCAGTGCCTGAAGGTTCAGATGCCGTGCACCGGCGGCGATCGCGATCGCCACGAGCCCGACGCCCGCCGCGGCGGTCCGGGCGATGGCCATCTCTGCGGAGTCCTTCAGTTGCGCCTTGCGGCGCAGCCCGTGCGTGATGAGGTCGTGCGCCAGGGTGTTGGCGCAGGCGAGGGTGATCCCGGCGACCGAGGCCAGCAGGGTGAGGAAGATGGCTGTCGCCACGGCCGTGAACAGCAGTGTCTCGACGGTCGTCTGGTCCGTGCCCATGACGGCCTGGCTGACCATGAGGAACGCTGTCTTGCCCTGCGGGTCGCCGGCGACGATCCCCTGGTGGCCGACGATCGCCGCCGCGCCGAAGCCGATGATGGTGATCAGCAGACAGGTCACGACGACGGTCGACACGGCCCAGGACATCGAGCGTCGCACGGCTGCCGCGCTGCGCGCGGTGAACATGCGCATGGTGATCTGCGGCAGCACCGCGGCGCCGAGCACGACCGTCAACTGAGTGCTGATCATGTCGAGTTCGTTGCCGCCGAACTGCAGACCGGAGGTGATATAAGCGTCTCCCGCGCCGCTGCCGCGCTTGGCGGCGTCCAGCAGGGAGGGCAGGCTGAAGTCGAAGCGGTTGAGGATGAGCGCGGCGATCGCGAGGGACGCGCCGAGCAGGACGACGGTCTTGACGATCTGGATGAAGGCGGTGCCCTTCATACCGCCGATCGCCGCGTACGCGATCATCAGCAGGCCCAGGAACACGATCGCCCCCGTCTTGAAGCCGTCGGCGTCGAAGCCGAGGATGACGGAGAGGAGATCGCCGGCGCCCGCGAGCTGGAAGATCACCAGCGGCAGCAGTGCGGTCAGGGTGACCGCGGCCGTGGTGATCCGCACGGCGGGGCCGGGGAGACGCCGGGTGAAGACGTCGCCGATCGTGAACCGGCCGGCGTTACGCAGCGGTTCGGCGAGCAGGAACATCATCAGGACCAGCGAGAGCACGGTGCTCAGGGCGAG
Above is a genomic segment from Streptomyces sp. NBC_00094 containing:
- a CDS encoding DUF6193 family natural product biosynthesis protein, whose protein sequence is MTSIVEAAWHDTLTTYGEPSRPEESPLLEPFAKPVRVAHAEPLLRHLSPWTGMWELHFSRCTEMDYTWDIPYIGTLRDGRSYVEGPHRSSPRIAETDSAQAAVAMVIDRLPPRCGPASIGNAGELAAYEKARDSR
- a CDS encoding GAP family protein, translated to MALDLVVIGTAITLGPLHNSAFILLLSSRRGVRQGLAFLLSWLANLVAVIAVVVVLTGGQPPARHSVPSTAAIVVKLAIGLALVVYGVYRYRRLPRPHGPPRWTARIDNASLVAAAGLAWLLQPWGLVGAGAATAVDANLSTAADWLALAGYCLLATLSLIVMAIYRLWAPRAANARLNALRNWLGDHQEQLIVALALLAGLWLTARSIYELVA
- a CDS encoding CehA/McbA family metallohydrolase, producing MQSLPFDQPGRFWRGNLHTHSDQSDGALSPEATAQYYQDAGYDFLAVTDHFRSEYGFPLTDTRPLRTEGFTTLLGAELHAPRTEAGPSWHIVAVGLPLDFTPPTPEETGPQLARRARAAGAYVGMAHPAASLLSTADAESLDAAHAVEVYNALAAREDRGDSWHLTDVLLNRGHRLHAYAADDAHLQPQDPPGCAAWVQVRAESLDPDQLLAALKAGHYYSSTGPELLDVSMTSEHITVRCSPVRKVLITGSAPGAQVVQGKDLTDCALPLAMFGNGFCRVTVEDETGGRAWSNPIHLAPTAAAGTL
- a CDS encoding cation acetate symporter is translated as MTSFSSGAQTMSLMALIAVITVTLLLCVMTGPDRDDLGEFYTGYRSLSPVQSGLAIAGDYISAGTVLGTIGIIALVGYDGVTLALSTVLSLVLMMFLLAEPLRNAGRFTIGDVFTRRLPGPAVRITTAAVTLTALLPLVIFQLAGAGDLLSVILGFDADGFKTGAIVFLGLLMIAYAAIGGMKGTAFIQIVKTVVLLGASLAIAALILNRFDFSLPSLLDAAKRGSGAGDAYITSGLQFGGNELDMISTQLTVVLGAAVLPQITMRMFTARSAAAVRRSMSWAVSTVVVTCLLITIIGFGAAAIVGHQGIVAGDPQGKTAFLMVSQAVMGTDQTTVETLLFTAVATAIFLTLLASVAGITLACANTLAHDLITHGLRRKAQLKDSAEMAIARTAAAGVGLVAIAIAAGARHLNLQALLTLSFCIGASAVAPALIYSLFWRRYSRTGLLCTLIVGSASAFILMTGSNLVSGSPQAIFPDQDFNWFPFTTSGILSAPLGFLAGWLGTVLYERDPADQRMRYEGVEGTILAGTPAANSASAS